TTAATTACAAAGGCAAGAAAGTTAAAGGATATATTAACGTAATTTCTCCCCAAAGAGGCGTGATTGTACAGGGCTCCGCGGGGTCCGGAAAAACTGCATTTTTTTTGAGGCATGTCGTAACCCAATGCCTGGGTAAATCAAGTCCCTTTTCCGCTCTGGTGTATGATTTCAAGTTCCCCGATTTGTCGTTGATTGCCTTCAATCATTGGCTTAAAAACAAGCATAAATACCAGCGAAAATCCGATTGTTATTTCATCAACTTCGATGATCTAAGCCGTACCCATAGGGGTAATGTATTCGATCCCAAAGGCATGACGGACCTCACCGATGCAAGTGAATCTGCCCGTACTATTTTACTGGGATTAAACAAGGAGTGGAGCCGTAAGCAAGGGGATTTTTTCGTCGAGTCTGGAATTAATTTTGTAACGGCGATCATTTGGTTTCTTCGAAAATATCAGGACGGAAAATATTGCACCCTCCCACATGCCCTGGAACTTCTACAGGTCGGATACGATGAGCTTTTCTCCGTTATGCGCCTGGAGCCAACCATTTCAGCCCTTTTATCACCGTTTTTAAAAGCCTACGAAGCGGATGTGATGGAGCAACTCGAAGGACAGATTGCCTCTGCAAAAATCGCACTCGCCCGCTTGACCTCACCTCAATTGTATTATGTTTTATCAGGTGATGATTTCTCCCTGGACATCAATAATCCGGAACATCCGGTGGTGCTTTGCATGGGCAACAACCCTCAAAAAATCATGACCTATGGCGCAGTACTTTCCCTCTATGCCAACCGCATCCTGAAGATCATTAACCAGAAAAATAAAGTGAAGTGCGCACTGATCTTCGATGAATGGCCGACTTTAAATTTGGATCTTAATACTGTCGTCAGTACCGGTAGGCAAAACGGGGTATCTACCTTTATCGGACTCCAGGAGGTGGCGCAGGTAAGGAAGGAATACGGCAAGGAAAGTGCCGATGTCATCGTCAATATGGTGGGCAACATCATCTCCGGACAGGTTTCCGGGGATAGCGCAAAGCAGCTCAGCGAGCGGATCGGAAAGATCAACCAGGACCGCACCAGTATGAGCATCAACCGAACGGACACCTCCCTCAGCAAAAGCAAACAACTGGAATATGCCGTTCCTGCATCTAAAATCTCCAGCCTTTCCAGTGGTGAGTTCGTGGGCATGGTAGCTGATACCCCCCAGCAAAAAATCGAATATAAAGCCTTTCATTGTGAGATTGTAAATGACTTCGATGTCATTAATCAGGAAGAAGCAGCTTATAAACCTATTCCTGTTATCCGGCAGGTCACCCAGGCCATGATTGATGAAAACTTCATGCGCATCAAACAGGAAGTACAGGACATAGTGGCTTCAGAAATCGAGCGAATGCTGGCTGATCCTGAGCTGGAAGGGTTAATCATTAAAAAATAAGGTTTGGTTTTTTGTTCATTTTGTCCGATTATACCATTGGTTGGGTATGTGACCTCTCCTTACTGGAAACAAAATGGACGATCAGTTACCTGTGAAAATTTCCATACCCAATTATTGTCATAAACCTTTCAGACTACCGACTTACACTTCAGACCTGTAATCATACAGCGTTCCAGGACGCATTTGTATTATGGATTTCAATGTTTGTATAGGTAGAAACCAGATAAAAATCCGGCTCCGTTTTTTAATCTTCAACTATAGCTTGGACCTGATGAAAATCCAGTCCAGGCATACCTATGAAAATAATTTTTCAGGACATCGTGTGTCAATGAAACTGAACTTAATGCCTATGGCGTTTATGCCGCCCCCGCTTTGCTTCCTTGGTTAAGGCTTGGAAGTACTCCATTAAATCTGTTTTTAATGTCCTTTCATCCGATATGGTGTGACGTTCTACATTTCCCAGTATATAGTTCCAACGTGTTATATTATGCATAACCTTTGGAGTGATTGAACCCGCATTTATTCCACTACTAAGCATAAAACCCTTTATATCGGGAACCCCTGAAAAATCTAATCCGTCTTTGGTAGCCACTAATCCTAACATTTTTGTAAACATGATCAGCTGGTCGATGAGTTGTTTTGTTGAACTAAATTGGGCTCCATTGTCGGAAGCTTCCAGTGTATCTGTTTCCTCGAGTTTATTGTACAGAATACTCAAATTTTGCGGCGGATTTAACAATATGCCAATTGCTACATTGACTTGTGTGTCACAACCATACGCTTCTCTATAGTTAATGGATCTGGGAACAAATTGCGAAGCAAAACAATCTCGAATCGTATCCAGCAAATCCTCTTCCCCACGAATGGCTAAATACCCGCATTGCTCTCCTGTAAAATTACTGCCTTCCTTAGTTTTTATCGTGGATGATGACTTTACCGCCACAGTGGCCAGGACATCTTTATCAATCAATTCCCGATAAGCACTTCTGATTTCGGTGTTCAGCGGGTGTGGGAAATGTCCCTGAAGGATCTCATTGCGGATGCTGTCACTTGCTTGTTTCAGGCTGTAGGGATTTTGATAATTAATCCTGGCAAGTGCCGCTTCAATTTTATCATTCAGTCGATTTTGGTGGCAGTAGGCCCTGAAGCCAACCGTGCTGATTACAAACCCCCTGGGTACCTGGATGTCTAATTCACTGAGATGAGTAGTAATCTCGCCAAGGACTGCTGTTTTGTAACCAACCCGGGAATGGTCTGTCAGCCTTACAGCTGATAAGGGCATAATGTTTTGATGCATAATTATCGATTTTAGAGATGTAATTGGAATGAGATTTTAATCAAATTCCTATGATTGAAAACATGGCTCGTACTGTTTAATTGGAATGACTATACAGTAACTATATTTTCAAAATATCGAAATGCGAAGGTATCGGTCCAAGTTGAATTCAACTTTCAGATAGATTCGATAACACTAATTGCTAAATGGATAATGCACCATGATTCGTTATTCAGAATCGATATTTACTGAATAAATTTAAATTGGCTATTATCTCTCAATGAAAGTTGTCGAAATCTTATACCTATGGAAATGCTGCATTTAATGCACAATTGAAGGAAACTCATCGTCAATAGACGTAGTATATAGGACAAACTGTTTTCCGTAGCAGCTTTGGGGGAGCGCAGTTGAAATGTTTATTCAATACCATTATTTCTGAGAAAGGAAAGTATTACCATTCTGAGCAGCTCATTGATTTGGTGTTGATGTAAGCTAGCTAACAGTAATCGTCAATGGATTCTCCCCCAGTCCATTCCAGACCTTGTGCAAGACTATATTGTTTTTCTGCTCCTTCCTGCGTAAAGAAAGTACCAAGGCTCGTATGCACAAACAGGCCATTTTCATAAGTAATTTCTGCAAGTGCCCAAGGCTTGACTACGTTTTTACTTGCAGATTCAGCTATTACATAAAGCGTTTGACGGTCTTCCGATAATACACTCTTTGATAACAATGAGGAATAATTATCATTGCGGCAGAATACCGAACCTAATTTTAATTCTTCGGCATAGGCTGTAATTGGATCTTCGGTATATTCCTGCGGACAGCACGGAAATTCGGAAAGTAGCTTCCAATTACGTTGTGCTGCATTCAGGGGCTTCGCTATTTTTATCTCGAGGGCTTCTGGAATTGTTTCAACACGCTGATTTAGCCATGTAGTCCGGTTAAATATCCATCTGTCCAAAGACCCACCAGACGGATGTTGACCAATCGCGGCCCAAGCTAACAATCGTTCATAACTTATTTGTGCGTCTTGGGCGCTAACTGTACGCATCCATTTGAAGTTAGACTCCTGAAATGCATCACGAAATTTTGCAGGATCAGCAAGAAATGCTTCCACGCTACCACAGACTATTGCAATGCGTCTTGCTGTGATTGGGTTAAGTAACACATTTTCCAACCTGGTAACCCATCTAAGGTTTTCGCATCGATTATTCCGCTTGTTTGTATCTATATGGTCAACAACGTGCCATTCTGTTGGCGGTACTCCGTGGAATGCAGTTGCCACTATTCTATGAACGGATACACAGGCAATTTCCATATAGCCATTTTTGGCATTTGGCTTTCCAAAAGTCCATTGACCGTCAGTTGGACGTAGCCGGTTGCCAACTCGAGGATGTCGCAATATTGCGCCATTATCACGTACTGAATATCGTTCTTCTTTGTAAGTACAATCTACTTCTCCGGAGAAATCATGCTGAGGTTTAAGGTGTGTCATTGTTTTACTTCTTATGTCCTTTGGCTGGCAAATTGCGTATTGGCGCAAGGCACTCACGTATAAAAATATATTTCTGATTTTTATTTCTGACTAATTTATAAAAAATCAAATTTCCGTTGGTTAAATTCCATATTGTTTCTTACATACCGGAGAAAAATGCCGTGTTTTTTAAACCAATTTCCATATATACTTCCTGTACTTATTCCAGGAAATAAATGCATTCAGTCGTCTTATTCAGCTCGGCATCTACCAGTGATAAAGAAGTCCTTTTCCTTAAGTAAGAAAGGAAGATCATGACGAAAATGATAGAGTCTCCACGGTTCATTCCAGTACTATAGTATCCAGGTTCTATAAGCAAAACATCCCCGTCGGGGAGTAAGATGGCCTCCTCAAAGCCCATAAAAATGTTCCCCAGGAAGACTGCAGCAGACAAGAATCGTCCCTCCCTGCTTTTCAATGCCTTTGTCATGTTTTCATCCCACAACATATAGACATATTGTGTACCCCCGGTATCATCGTCCAGCAACACTATTCCTGATTCTGCGGGAATATCTGCTGTAAAAAAATTTGCAAATTCCTCGTTCCTGTAAAGATCATCACCGTTAATTTTATGCAGTAATGATGTTGATAGCAGATAATTCTTATGTCGTTTATCAATTTTCTTGTCCGCCGCCAAAGTGTTGATCGTCCTGAAACAGGTAAAAATCTCCTGTATGCTTAGCTTGGACTTAAAATATATTTCCGCTTCTTCTTTTAAGGATTCAATCGGTAATTCCTCCGGTGTATTGTAACTGTCAAAACTTAAATACAGCAAAAATGGGAATTTTGTATACGTAATGTAGTTCATGAAAATGATCTCAATAAAAGTTATTAGAATACATTCTAGTAGATGAATACACTTTGATATGGGATGAACAAACAGCTATAGGGATTGTCCGATGGGCTGTTGAACGTAGATTTAAATTACTGCACTTTTGGATTTAATCAAAATTATTTATTCGGATCAGGCCATACCCCGGGGCGGATTATTCCTAAAGCCGCTACACAGTAAAGTCCAAAATACCACACGCACTCATCTGTTTTTTCATATATATTTATTAATTCTGCGATTGATCTGCAATGAAATCAAGCAATTCATAATACTAATATATTTAGTTTTAAAATGCTAAAATAATTAGTATAATTGCATCGAAACGAAAGACAATCCAAAAATGGAAGGAAATAGGAACATAGTGCATTTGGATCTCGACTCGTTTTTTGTATCAGTAGAGCGACTGAAAAATTCAAAACTGCATGGGATGCCGCTAATTGTTGGTGGTGGTGAGCGCGGAGTGGTTGCCGCCTGTAGCTATGAAGCCCGGAAATTTGGGGTGCATTCCGCAATGCCTATCCGACAAGCAAAATACCTTTGCCCCCAGGCCATCATAATTTCCGGTGATTATGATGAGTACAGTAAGTATTCTACTCTGGTCACTGACATCATCAGGGATAGGGTTCCCTTATTGGAAAAAGCCAGCATTGACGAGTTTTACGCAGACCTGTCCGGCATGGACCGGTTTTTCAACCTGCCCAGTTTTATCGTCGAGTTAAAAAATGAAATCGTTAAGCATTCGGGGCTGCCGATCAGTTACGCACTGGCGACAAACAAACTTGTCGGAAAAATCGCGACCAACGAAGTAAAACCCAACGGGCAAATTACCATTGCTCCAGGTCAGGAACGTGCTTATGTTGCACCATTGAATACACGCAAAATGCCCGGCATAGGAGAGAAAACAAATCTTGTGCTGTATAAGATGGGTATCCGGACTTTTGAGGTGCTTGCACAAATGCCGGAAAATATGCTGGTTGCCCGCTTTGGCAAAGCCGGTGGGGCGCTTTCCCTTCGTGCCCGGGGAATTGATGCCTCCGAGGTTATTCCCTATTCCGAACAAAAAAGCATCAGTACCGAAAACACCTTCCAGGCCGATACCATGAATATGGAATTCCTCCACATCACCATTGTCAACATGGTGGAGAAAATCGGTTTCGAGCTGCGCAAGCAGGAAAAACTAACCGGTTGTATCGCTGTTAAAATCCGCTACAGTGACTTCAATACCGTTTCAAAACAGAGGAAAATACACTATACCAACGCAGACCATCTGCTGATTGCAACAGCCAAAGAGCTTTTTCAACAGCTGTATGAAAAGCGCGTCATGATCAGGTTACTGGGTATAAAATTTACCGACCTGGTTCAGGGTACCCATCAAATTGATCTTTTTACGGATACGGCTACGGATATACAGCTGTACCAGGCTATTGATTACCTCAAGAAAAAATATGGTGCCGGGGCAGTCATGCGGGCCTCCGGCATATAACAACGATTACCTGCGTATTGATTTCAGCTCAACATGTACCTCAACTGTAAAACATATTACTCACTCCGGTATGGCACCTATTCCACGCAGCAACTGGTAGATGCCGCTGTGGAATGTGGGGTGAAGACATTGGCGTTGACTAACATCAATTCCACCTTCGACGCCTGGGACTTTGTAGATTTCTGCCAGCAAGCGGGCATCAAGCCGATACTGGGTACAGAAATCCGCAATGACAATAAGCTGTGCTATGTCCTGCTGGCAAAGAACAATAAAGGCTTCTTAAACATCAACCGGTTTTTGTCCGACCATTTGATTTCCCGTACAGACTTTCCTGAACGCGCTCCTGATTTCGATCATGTGATTGTGATTTATCCTTTGGGATCGGTCGACCCGCCATTGCTCAAGGCCAATGAATATATAGGTGTACAGGTCACAGAGGTGACCAGACTCTATGGGATCAACTGGAAGGATTGCTCCGGCAAATTTGTCATCAGGCATCCGGTCACCTTTCAGGATAAAATTCATTACAACATTCACCGGCTGCTACGGGCGGTAGACCGTAACATTATTTTGAGTAAGCAGGATCCGGGGGACTGCGCTGCTGCGCATGAAACATTCCTGCACTTAGCCGACCTCCTGATTTCCTTTCAACAATACCCCCAACTGCTTTCCAATACCTTCCTGCTCCTGGAGGAATGCAGCATCGAGATCGATTTCAAAGCAGATAAAAACAAAAAGTACTATTCCGCGTCCAAACAGGACGACCTGAATTTACTCAGGATGTTGGCTGTTGAAGGGCTGGAATACCGGTACGGAAAGCAGAACAAGCAAGCCACAGAAAGGGTGGAAAAAGAATTAAAGATCATCGATGAACTCAATTTCAGTGCTTATTTTCTCATTACCTGGGACTTTATCCGCTATGCCCAGCAACGCGGATTTTATTACGTAGGCCGTGGCAGTGGCGCAAATAGTATTGTCGCCTACTGCCTTAAAATTACCGATGTTGACCCGATCCAGCTGGACCTGTATTTTGAAAGGTTCCTGAACCCCGGCAGAACTTCGCCCCCGGATTTCGATATTGATTTTTCCTGGACGGACCGCGACCTGGTGATGGACTATGTGTTTAAACGGTACGGTAAAGAACACGTGGCCCTACTCGGTATGATCAGCACCTTCCAGTCCAGAGCTGCTATCCGGGAATTTGGGAAAGTTTATGCCTTGCCCGCTACTGAAATAGATGCGCTCATGGACGGCAATTATAGCCCTACAGATAAGCACCACCGACAGATCCTGAGATACAGCAACCTGGTACAGGACTGGCCTAACCAAATCAGCATCCATCCCTGTGGCATGTTGATCTCCGAGGAACCACTACACCAATACACAGCCTGCACCATGCTGCAAAAGCAAATGCCGGTCGCCATGCTGGATATGTTTTCTGCCGAAAAAGTCGGGCTTTTCAAATTTGATGTGCTTTCCCAGCGGGGGCTTGGACACATTAGAGATACCATTAACCTGGTAAAAGAAAGTAAAGGGATAGCCATCGACATCCATAAGGTTTCAGAGTTTAAAAATGATCCGCTCATAAACCAGCGGTTGGCTACTGGGGAAACCATCGGATGCTTTTACATTGAGTCGCCTTCCATGCGCGTGGTCCTCAGGAAATTGAGTTGCGACAATTACATCTCCCTGGTGGCGGCATCTTCGATCATCCGTCCCGGTGTAGGCAGTTCCGGAATGATGGACCAGTACATCAAACGTTCACATCATCCCGACGAATTTCAATACCTGCATCCGATCATGAAAGACTTACTGGAAGAGACTTTCGGCGTGATGGTCTACCAGGAAGATGTCATCAAGGTTGGACACTACTTTGGTGGGTTGTCGCTAGAGGATGCAGATATATTACGGCGTGCGATGTCAGGAAAATATCGCGGCAACCAGGAAATGCAAAGACTGGAAAATACGTTTATCACCAATTGTGAACAGAAAGGCTATGCCCCACAAGTTTATCTGGAAGTATGGCGCCAAATGGCCTCCTTTGCAGGATACTCCTTTTCAAAGGCGCACTCGGCCAGTTTTGCCGTAGAAAGCTACCAAAGTCTTTTCCTGAAAACCTATTATCCCGCAGAATTTTTAGTCGCAGTGATCAATAATTTTGGCGGCTTTTACAACACAGAGCTTTACTTCCAGCAATTGAAAAAATCAGGGGTAACTGTAAAACGCCCTTGTGTAAACATCAGTGAAGAACTGACCACTATTGCTGACAGCTCGGTGTACCCGGGACTGGGGCTGATCAATGGCATTAAAAATGAAACCATTGCTACCATTATTGCTGAACGTAATGCTAATGGAAGTTATCTGCACTTACAGAATTTCATCGAACGCACCAGCATTAAGGAAACCCAACTGGAATTACTCATTGATGTCAGTGCATTATCCTTTACGGGGAAAACTAAAAAGCATTTATTATGGGAAGCCTGTCTTTTACAAGCCAATGCCCGAAGTCATGTACCGGCCAGCATCTCCCTGTTCGGTGAAGAGGCAGTGCGTACAACCGGATATAACCTACCACTATTGCTCGATGACCGGTTGGAGGATCTGTACAGCGACATCGAGAATTTGCGATTTACTGTCGATAATATTTTTCTACTGGTCGATGTTGACCTGAGGAGCTTCGTAGCAGCCAAAGAACTTCCCCATTATGTTGGTCTAAAAGTGAATTGTTTGGGCTACCTGATCTGCACTAAGAATACCTACACCAAAAAAGACAGGAAAGCGATGTTTTTTGGCACCTGGATAGACAGCCGGGGCGATTGGATCGATACTGTTCATTTCCCAGCCGCTGCCGCGGCCTACCCCTTCCAGGGCAGGGGCTTTTATCACATTTATGCTGAGGTAACCGAACAGTTCGGCGTAATTACCTTGACCGCCCTGGAAATGACAAAGGTTGGCGTTAAGGGGACTGTTAATAAAAAGCTCATCAGCGGCTAACCTCCTTGGTGTTCTGAAGCATTTAATTTTCCAAAGTTGATTTTGACCAAGTACATTCATTTGTATTTATCACTTGAATGAGGTTCAAACAATCAACATTTGGTTCAGCTAGGCTTATATATCACTATGCTAACACATATGGGTGAGGCACCTGAAACAGGTTGCTTGTAAGAATTAAATGTAAATAATTTATCTAATGGATTCCTAGTGAGGATTTCATACATCTGATTAATAATTAAATCGAATGATAAATTTGATGTATATTAAAGGAAGATAAATTTTCCACTATTTCACGAAATTAATAGCGAATGAGCACATTTGATCAAGAGATAGCTATTGCAGCTTCTACACAAAATGAAATTATCTTTATAACCGATGCCTGGAATGGTGAAGAAATTAATGAGAAGCAATTTATAAAATCACAACCAGTAATGAAACAAATTGATTCGCTGAATACCGGTAATAAAATTCCAAGCAATAATCTATAATATCTGAATTAACAATTTCATCAAACATAAACCAAACCCCAATGCCTACATTCAAAAGCCCATATATTTCAAGGATTAAAATCAAAAATTTTCGAAATTTCTTAAACGTAGATGTTGCTCTTGATCATAAACAAGTCATGGTTGGAGAGAATAACGTTGGAAAAACTAATTTTCTCAGAGCCATACAATTAATTTTAGATAAGGACTTTTCAGACAATGATCGGCAGTTATCAGAAAGCGATTTTCATGAAAGCTTACCTGATCCGATGGTAAATGGTGAGATAATAGAAATTGCCTTGCAAATAAAAGGCTTCGAACATAACTCCAGGTTGATCGCGCAATTTATCGATGCGGCCATTAGTGATACGCCCCCCACTCTTCAGTTCGTATATAAATTCTTCCCCAGTGTCGGTCCTTTGGGAAATATTATAAATTACAAATATGAGATATATAAGGGCGCTACGGAGCTGTCAAAATTTACAAGTGAAGACAGGAGTTTCATTAATATCTATGTCATCAAAGCCTTAAGAGATGTAGAACGTGAATTGAAGGCAAACAAAAACTCCCCCCTATATAAGCTGGTTAAGAAATACGATATTTCAAAAGAAGATCTGGAAAAGATCTCGGAATCAATGAAGGTTGCAGCAGATGAACTTTTACAACTGGATGAAATCGTCCATATTAAGAAAGTAATCCAGGAAAGATTCACTTCCCTGGCTGGGTTGCAAAGTGATAACGAAATTAATCTGAGCACGTTTGATATAGACATGGAGAGACTGTTATATACACTTCAGGTTTATTTCGGAATCAGTGAAAGACCAATAGGAGAACTTAGTTTGGGCATGGGCAATATACTGTACATTTCATTAATGCTTATTTTACTGAAAGACCGAACAATCCCTCCAATTATTAAAGCGGAGAAATTCCAGGAACTATTAGCATTGGATGATGAAAAAATGATCAACAACTTTTATGAATTAAGTGAACAATCTAAGTATATATTAAAGCCCGATATTGCTGATGCAGATATATCGAACTTATATTCTTGGATGGATGAAAACAATGGTTCGCAACAGGCGTTTACCATTCTTGCTGTTGAAGAACCAGAGGCACATCTAAGTCCAATACTTCAAAGGCTCATATTCAGAGAGGTTCTGCATAAAAGCAATACTTCTGTGATATTCACTACACATTCTACTTTTATCGGTTCTGTTGCCCCTCTTTCCTCAATAGTGCATGTACGGAACATTAGAGGTTCCAGTGGAGTATATTCTACTGCAAAGCTGGTAATTAATGACCGGGAGCGAAAGGATATAGAAAGATATATTGATGCCAAAAGAGGTGAACTTTATTTTGGCAAAGGAATCATTCTTGTTGAAGGAATTACAGAAGAATATATTATACCGGCAGCAGCAGATGTACTCGGCGAACCTTTGGATGATTATGGTATTGTAGTTTGCAATATTGATTCAACGAATTTTAAGCCATATATTCAGTTATTGCAGGCTTTGAATATCCCCTGGCATCTCATTACCGATGGGGATTACTATGAAATTACCACCAACACGGATGAAAAAGGGAACATTTCTGAAAATAGAGAATATCATATAATGGATAGCATCACAGGTCGCCCATTTAGATATAGAGGAATTGAAAATGTGAATGCAGTTTTGGCGGATTTACAAATTGTGCAAATAGCTGATATTCCAGCATCTTCTGAGGATGCGAGAGAATTCTTCAAACAACAGGGTGCTCATGTTGGCAAACATACCCTGGAAGTAGACATGATGAACGAGACAAATGCAGATGGAAAAAATATTATTAAAACCGTTTATGCTGAACTCATTCTTGGGGGTGAAAAAATGCAGAAAAATTTTAAAGAAGCGTTAGATGCAGGTGAGTATTGGTCAGCATTAAAAAAAATCGAATCAAATATAAGCAAAGGAAGATTTGCACAACGTTTAGCCGGAAATCTAATTCCTGAACTGATACCTCAATATGTGAAAGAGGGTATCCAAAATTTTCTGGAGGAAGTAAAAGAGGATTATGAACAATAATTTTTTTGAGGACCTTGAACTAATCAAAAGCGATCAAAGCCAAATCGACGCCTACAATTCCCAAAGAAACACCGTAGTAATTGCAGGGCCAGGCAGTGGCAAAACAAGGGTGCTTACTTTAAAGGCAGCCAGCTTAGCACAGGGATCTATTAAGAAGCCTTGTGGTTTAGCCTGCATCAGCTACAGCCGGGAAACTGTAAGAGAGATCAAAAAGCGTCTTAAGGAATATGGCTATAAACCGACGAACAAAGATTTTATCGGCACCGTACATAGTTTTACACTTCTGCATGTCATTCAGCCTTTCGCTCATCTTTACCCTCAATATGGTGTAAAATATCCCGTAAGGATTATTAAAAAAGAAGATGAGGTAAAGATATACGACAGTGTACTTACAGAGTTGAATGCCACCCCTGAACAGGTAAAATTGAAGGAGATCAATAGACAAAGAAGTCTTTCAGTAGTGGGTACCAGTCAGGTTACATTTGATTCAACCGATCTGATAGAAAATGCAGCAAGCCTCTATGAAAGAAAACTCCTGGAATCTGATTACCTGGACTTTATCAGTATCATCAATATTTCTGCCCAGATCATACATGAACAAGAGTTTGTTAGACTTGCCCTTCGGAGCCGGTTTCCGTGGTTACTGGTGGATGAATATCAGGATTTAGGAAAAGCATTGCATGAAATGGTATTGGAACTTGTTTTTAATGCAGATATAAAGCTTTTTGCAGTTGGTGATATGAATCAATCAATTTACGGTTTTAATGGTGGATATCCTGATTTTCTTATGGAACTAATGGGCCGGGACGATATCTACCCGGTACAGCTGGCAAATAATTACAGAAGTAATCAGCACATTATTACTGCTTC
The Chitinophaga sp. MM2321 DNA segment above includes these coding regions:
- the mobC gene encoding conjugal transfer protein MobC codes for the protein MSETGENEQALRKILDMTRLISIVLLILHCYYYLYTAFQSWQLITAFTDRLLANILKTGLYSFFHKSKLLALCFLAISLFGTKGKKSETLTMRKALLHIFAGLLIYFGSYFLLFLKWESTSIAAAYILANATGFILMITGGTWFSRIIKERLTDDIFNEENETFPQEVRLIENEFSINLPTLFNYKGKKVKGYINVISPQRGVIVQGSAGSGKTAFFLRHVVTQCLGKSSPFSALVYDFKFPDLSLIAFNHWLKNKHKYQRKSDCYFINFDDLSRTHRGNVFDPKGMTDLTDASESARTILLGLNKEWSRKQGDFFVESGINFVTAIIWFLRKYQDGKYCTLPHALELLQVGYDELFSVMRLEPTISALLSPFLKAYEADVMEQLEGQIASAKIALARLTSPQLYYVLSGDDFSLDINNPEHPVVLCMGNNPQKIMTYGAVLSLYANRILKIINQKNKVKCALIFDEWPTLNLDLNTVVSTGRQNGVSTFIGLQEVAQVRKEYGKESADVIVNMVGNIISGQVSGDSAKQLSERIGKINQDRTSMSINRTDTSLSKSKQLEYAVPASKISSLSSGEFVGMVADTPQQKIEYKAFHCEIVNDFDVINQEEAAYKPIPVIRQVTQAMIDENFMRIKQEVQDIVASEIERMLADPELEGLIIKK
- a CDS encoding PEP/pyruvate-binding domain-containing protein, which gives rise to MHQNIMPLSAVRLTDHSRVGYKTAVLGEITTHLSELDIQVPRGFVISTVGFRAYCHQNRLNDKIEAALARINYQNPYSLKQASDSIRNEILQGHFPHPLNTEIRSAYRELIDKDVLATVAVKSSSTIKTKEGSNFTGEQCGYLAIRGEEDLLDTIRDCFASQFVPRSINYREAYGCDTQVNVAIGILLNPPQNLSILYNKLEETDTLEASDNGAQFSSTKQLIDQLIMFTKMLGLVATKDGLDFSGVPDIKGFMLSSGINAGSITPKVMHNITRWNYILGNVERHTISDERTLKTDLMEYFQALTKEAKRGRHKRHRH
- a CDS encoding HNH endonuclease signature motif containing protein, whose protein sequence is MTHLKPQHDFSGEVDCTYKEERYSVRDNGAILRHPRVGNRLRPTDGQWTFGKPNAKNGYMEIACVSVHRIVATAFHGVPPTEWHVVDHIDTNKRNNRCENLRWVTRLENVLLNPITARRIAIVCGSVEAFLADPAKFRDAFQESNFKWMRTVSAQDAQISYERLLAWAAIGQHPSGGSLDRWIFNRTTWLNQRVETIPEALEIKIAKPLNAAQRNWKLLSEFPCCPQEYTEDPITAYAEELKLGSVFCRNDNYSSLLSKSVLSEDRQTLYVIAESASKNVVKPWALAEITYENGLFVHTSLGTFFTQEGAEKQYSLAQGLEWTGGESIDDYC
- the dinB gene encoding DNA polymerase IV, with product MEGNRNIVHLDLDSFFVSVERLKNSKLHGMPLIVGGGERGVVAACSYEARKFGVHSAMPIRQAKYLCPQAIIISGDYDEYSKYSTLVTDIIRDRVPLLEKASIDEFYADLSGMDRFFNLPSFIVELKNEIVKHSGLPISYALATNKLVGKIATNEVKPNGQITIAPGQERAYVAPLNTRKMPGIGEKTNLVLYKMGIRTFEVLAQMPENMLVARFGKAGGALSLRARGIDASEVIPYSEQKSISTENTFQADTMNMEFLHITIVNMVEKIGFELRKQEKLTGCIAVKIRYSDFNTVSKQRKIHYTNADHLLIATAKELFQQLYEKRVMIRLLGIKFTDLVQGTHQIDLFTDTATDIQLYQAIDYLKKKYGAGAVMRASGI
- the dnaE gene encoding DNA polymerase III subunit alpha; its protein translation is MYLNCKTYYSLRYGTYSTQQLVDAAVECGVKTLALTNINSTFDAWDFVDFCQQAGIKPILGTEIRNDNKLCYVLLAKNNKGFLNINRFLSDHLISRTDFPERAPDFDHVIVIYPLGSVDPPLLKANEYIGVQVTEVTRLYGINWKDCSGKFVIRHPVTFQDKIHYNIHRLLRAVDRNIILSKQDPGDCAAAHETFLHLADLLISFQQYPQLLSNTFLLLEECSIEIDFKADKNKKYYSASKQDDLNLLRMLAVEGLEYRYGKQNKQATERVEKELKIIDELNFSAYFLITWDFIRYAQQRGFYYVGRGSGANSIVAYCLKITDVDPIQLDLYFERFLNPGRTSPPDFDIDFSWTDRDLVMDYVFKRYGKEHVALLGMISTFQSRAAIREFGKVYALPATEIDALMDGNYSPTDKHHRQILRYSNLVQDWPNQISIHPCGMLISEEPLHQYTACTMLQKQMPVAMLDMFSAEKVGLFKFDVLSQRGLGHIRDTINLVKESKGIAIDIHKVSEFKNDPLINQRLATGETIGCFYIESPSMRVVLRKLSCDNYISLVAASSIIRPGVGSSGMMDQYIKRSHHPDEFQYLHPIMKDLLEETFGVMVYQEDVIKVGHYFGGLSLEDADILRRAMSGKYRGNQEMQRLENTFITNCEQKGYAPQVYLEVWRQMASFAGYSFSKAHSASFAVESYQSLFLKTYYPAEFLVAVINNFGGFYNTELYFQQLKKSGVTVKRPCVNISEELTTIADSSVYPGLGLINGIKNETIATIIAERNANGSYLHLQNFIERTSIKETQLELLIDVSALSFTGKTKKHLLWEACLLQANARSHVPASISLFGEEAVRTTGYNLPLLLDDRLEDLYSDIENLRFTVDNIFLLVDVDLRSFVAAKELPHYVGLKVNCLGYLICTKNTYTKKDRKAMFFGTWIDSRGDWIDTVHFPAAAAAYPFQGRGFYHIYAEVTEQFGVITLTALEMTKVGVKGTVNKKLISG